In Phaseolus vulgaris cultivar G19833 chromosome 10, P. vulgaris v2.0, whole genome shotgun sequence, a single genomic region encodes these proteins:
- the LOC137815864 gene encoding 2-oxoglutarate-dependent dioxygenase 19-like: MAEISSFASQIQSSKPIFSNANFSELAVIEHLLHADLYSACDDEIPTIDYSLLFSDSPNQQLHALQCLRHACLEYGFFYLVNHSIQDGVFDNILNGVSDFFDQTTLNERRIYSKRSPSDRIRWELNSSTGENREYLKVVAHPQSHFPSNPSGFSKILEEYGKEMRRVVIGLARTVSKSLGFEEHFVEKALELKSGFEVLAMNLYPPNAKSKGAVGLPYYYYWTTVLLFVGLRDLSHDARWVSVFCTSDVILIQLCDQVEILTNGMYKSHIHRVIIGNNKVQRISLIGIHGPSLDRLISPSTKFVDEKHPKQYREMTFKEFVEVNGYDEVDVKSSLEQARLV, from the exons ATGGCTGAAATAAGTTCCTTTGCATCCCAAATTCAGTCTTCTAAACCTATTTTCTCCAATGCTAATTTCTCAGAGCTTGCAGTGATAGAACATCTTCTTCATGCTGATCTTTACTCAGCCTGTGATGATGAAATACCCACTATTGATtactctcttctcttctctgaTAGCCCTAATCAGCAACTGCATGCCCTTCAATGCCTCCGTCATGCTTGCCTAGAATATGGCTTCTTCTAT TTGGTAAACCATAGCATCCAAGATGGAGTATTTGACAATATATTAAATGGAGTTTCTGATTTCTTTGATCAAACAAC attgAATGAGAGAAGGATCTACAGCAAAAGAAGTCCATCGGATAGAATCAGATGGGAACTAAACTCCTCCACTGGGGAAAACAGGGAATATCTGAAGGTTGTTGCGCATCCTCAATCTCATTTTCCTTCCAACCCATCTGGTTTCAG CAAAATTTTAGAAGAATATGGCAAAGAAATGAGAAGGGTAGTAATTGGATTGGCGAGGACAGTGTCTAAAAGCTTAGGGTTTGAAGAACACTTTGTAGAGAAGGCATTGGAATTGAAGTCAGGGTTTGAGGTACTGGCCATGAACCTTTATCCCCCCAATGCCAAATCCAAGGGAGCTGTTGGCTTgccatattattattattggacTACTGTTTTGTTATTTGTTGGACTACGTGATTTG AGTCATGATGCAAGGT GGGTAAGTG ttttttgtactagtgatgTCATTCTCATCCAACTTTGTGATCAAGTTGAG ATCTTAACCAATGGGATGTATAAGAGTCACATCCATCGAGTTATTATTGGCAACAATAAGGTGCAAAGGATATCTCTCATTGGCATTCATGGACCTTCACTGGACAGATTAATCAGCCCTAGCACGAAGTTTGTTGATGAAAAACACCCAAAGCAATATCGTGAGATGACCTTTAAAGAATTCGTGGAAGTGAATGGGTATGATGAGGTTGATGTGAAATCATCACTTGAGCAAGCAAGATTAGTGTGA
- the LOC137815870 gene encoding uncharacterized protein — translation MANQLSQHLLKARVASGELDSWISKEGGFQTFSVNSAHNLVRKDFEANSSPIFCKLWRCKAVPSAVLIAWRLMENKLATRVNLSRRGVLVDSLMCSLCGKEEETCTHLFFDCSFARQVWCLCYRWLGVLVVPHFETKNNFDQFRMSPASETVNSVWNTIWVEVVSEIWNHRNNIISKEE, via the coding sequence ATGGCGAATCAGTTGAGTCAGCATCTGCTTAAGGCTCGGGTTGCCTCGGGAGAGTTGGATAGTTGGATTTCGAAGGAGGGAGGTTTCCAAACTTTTTCAGTCAATTCTGCCCACAATCTTGTCAGGAAGGATTTTGAGGCGAACTCTTCGCCGATTTTTTGTAAGTTGTGGAGGTGCAAGGCAGTGCCCTCTGCAGTGCTTATAGCCTGGAGGTTGATGGAAAACAAGCTTGCTACTAGGGTAAATCTGAGTAGAAGAGGGGTATTGGTGGATAGCTTGATGTGTAGTTTATGTGGGAAGGAGGAAGAAACTTGCACACATTTGTTCTTCGATTGCAGTTTTGCCCGGCAAGTTTGGTGTTTATGCTATAGATGGCTTGGGGTTCTGGTCGTGCCACACTTTGAGACGAAGAATAACTTTGATCAATTTAGGATGAGCCCTGCTTCAGAGACGGTTAACAGTGTATGGAACACAATTTGGGTCGAGGTGGTTAGCGAAATATGGAATCACAGGAATAACATTATTTCAAAAGAGGAGTGA